The DNA segment aatgaaataagctagacataGAAAGACAAGTAGTGATCTAAAGTCTAATCTTTTTAGGGAAATCTGAGAAAGTTGATCTCCTAGAAACAGAATAGAAGGGTGGTTACCTGCTTTTCCGCGCTACCTATAGAGGGGTCCATATGGCATTGTTCTGGATTCCCGTCGTAACTTAAAGGGAAACTTTCGCAATGTCCGGAGCCCTTGATGTCCTGCGAATGAAGGAGGAGGATGTCCTTAAGTTCCTTGCAGCAGGAACCCACTTAGGTGGCACCAATCTTGACTTCCAGATGGAACAGTAcatctataaaaggaaaagtgatgGCATCTATATCATAAATCTGAAGAGGACCTGGGAGAAGCTTCTGCTGGCAGCTCGTGCTGTTGTTGCCATTGAAAACCCTGCTGATGTCAGTGTTATATCCTCCAGGAATACTGGCCAGAGGGCTGTGCTGAAGTTTGCTGCTGCCACTGGAGCCACTCCAGTTGCTGGCCGCTTCACTCCCGGAACCTTCACTAACCAGATCCAGGCAGCCTTACGGGAGCCACGGCTTCTTGTGGTTACTGACCCCAGGGCTGACCACCAGCCTCTCACGGAGGCATCTTATGTTAACCTACCTACCATTGCGCTGTGTAACACAGATTCTCCTCTGCGCTATGTGGACATTGCCATCCCATGCAACAACAAGGGAGCTCACTCAGTGGGTTTGATGTGGTGGATGCTGGCTTGGGAAGTTCTGTGCATGCGTGGCACCATTTCCCGTGAACACCCATGGGAGGTCATGCCTGATCTCTACTTCTACAGAGACCCTGAAGagattgaaaaagaagagcaggctGCTGCTGAAAAGGCAGTGACCAAGGAGGAATTTCAGGGTGAGTGGACTGCTCCAGCTCCTGAGTTCACTGCTACTCAGCCTGAGGTTGCAGACTGGTGTGAAGGTGTACAGGTGCCCTCTGTGCCTATTCAGCAGTTTCCTACTGAAGACTGGAGCCCTCAGCCTGCCACGGAAGACTGGCCTGCAGCTCCCACTGCTCAGGCCACTGAATGGGTAGGAGCAACCACTGACTGGTCTTAAGCTGTTCTTGCACAGGCTCTTAAGCAACATGGAAAAATGGTTgatggaaaataaacatcagtttctaaaaaaaaaaaaaaaaaaaaaaagtggttaccagaggctgagatggggaagaGGAATGAAGAAGAGATGTTGCAAAGTTTGTTAGACTAGAAGAAAAAgttttagtgatctattgcactgcaaggtgaccacagttaataataatgtattatatatttcaaaattgctaaaggCTTAGATTTataatattctcaccacaaaaatttAAGTTGGTGcggtgatggatatattaattagcttgatttattctttagatcaaaatatcacattgtacctcCTAAATACACACAGTTATTATTTGTCAAAaacatttatacaaaaattatggtCACATTTTTACAGATCCGAAAATGAAGAAATCTATCTGTTAAATACATTGTCTTGAAAGCTATAGttatattaagtaaaaagttataaaatatctattttgtaTGAACTCATGAAATCTATATAaacattacatatatttatatatgttaagaATATTCAACTAATTTTAACTAGCGATTGGGATAATAAAGATAAGAGTGTTGATAGAGGGTGGAGGAACTGTATTTCTGAATTGTTTGAATTACTATAGTGAGCATAGtttacttttgtaatttaaatGATTGTAATTGTTAAAATTTATAGGATTATATTTTGTCAAGAAGTGAAAACAGGAGGCTGCCTtaatctgttttgtgttgctataacagaataccacagactaggtaagttataaagaaaaaaatttaagtctcacatttctggaggcaaTGAACTCCAGCTTCAAGGTGCCAGTATCTGATGGGAGCCTTTGTGCTGCATTATCCTGTGGCAGAAGGTGGAAAGGCCAGGGAGGGCAAGAGCCAGAGACTGAGAGGGCTAACCTTGCTTTTATAACAACCTACTCTTGGGATAAAGatgaatccattcatgagggtggagccctcatgacctaatcacctcttaacaatctcacctcttaatactatcagaATGGCAATTCCATTTCAGCATGAGTTGTGGAGGGGATATTCAGACTATAGCAGTGGTTAAAGTAATAATTTACCGGAAACCCTGTGTTTGACTTGTAAATGACTTATACATGTGACTCAAATCCAGCAACTATTCACAGTATTCTATTTCTGGTAGTGCAGGTTGGAGATATGTATCTATATAGATCTATTATAACTTAAGTAATTATGCATCTGTTTTTGTAGTTGAGAGCTCTAATTTTTAGTGTATCTAACACTTTGCTTATTACCCTTCCTTCCTGTGGACGTGAGCTAacactgattatttcttttggaaaCATTTAAAGATACCTGGCATCTCTCTGTGGTATTCTTGAAGTGACTTCTTTGAGATCCTTATTCATAAGGATATCTTTTTAGAAGTCTTCTCTGAACTCCCCAGTTTAAGTGAACTGCTTTTATCTCCTTACTACCAG comes from the Symphalangus syndactylus isolate Jambi chromosome 8, NHGRI_mSymSyn1-v2.1_pri, whole genome shotgun sequence genome and includes:
- the LOC129488085 gene encoding small ribosomal subunit protein uS2-like isoform X1, producing MSGALDVLRMKEEDVLKFLAAGTHLGGTNLDFQMEQYIYKRKSDGIYIINLKRTWEKLLLAARAVVAIENPADVSVISSRNTGQRAVLKFAAATGATPVAGRFTPGTFTNQIQAALREPRLLVVTDPRADHQPLTEASYVNLPTIALCNTDSPLRYVDIAIPCNNKGAHSVGLMWWMLAWEVLCMRGTISREHPWEVMPDLYFYRDPEEIEKEEQAAAEKAVTKEEFQGEWTAPAPEFTATQPEVADWCEGVQVPSVPIQQFPTEDWSPQPATEDWPAAPTAQATEWVGATTDWS
- the LOC129488085 gene encoding small ribosomal subunit protein uS2-like isoform X2; protein product: MSGALDVLRMKEEDVLKFLAAGTHLGGTNLDFQMEQYIYKRKSDGIYIINLKRTWEKLLLAARAVVAIENPADVSVISSRNTGQRAVLKFAAATGATPVAGRFTPGTFTNQIQAALREPRLLVVTDPRADHQPLTEASYVNLPTIALCNTDSPLRYVDIAIPCNNKGAHSVGLMWWMLAWEVLCMRGTISREHPWEVMPDLYFYRDPEEIEKEEQAAAEKAVTKEEFQGEWTAPAPEFTAAPTAQATEWVGATTDWS